Proteins from one Bacteroides mediterraneensis genomic window:
- a CDS encoding NADH:flavin oxidoreductase: MDSLLFTPVTLGPLTLRNRTIRSAAFESMCPGNVPSEQLLDYHRSVAAGGVGMTTVAYAAVTRSGLSFDRQLWMRPEIVPGLRKLTDAVHAEGAAASIQLGHCGNMSHKSICGCLPVGASSGFNLYSPTFVRGLRADELPEMAKAYGQAVCLAREAGFDAVEIHAGHGYLISQFLSLATNHRKDEFGGSLENRMRFMEMVMEEVMKAAGNDMAVLVKMNMRDGFRGGMELDESLQVARKLQELGAHALVLSGGFVSKAPMYVMRGEMPIRTMTYYMTCWWLKYGVRLVGKYMIPSVPFREAYFLEDALKFREALDMPLVYVGGLVARKKIDEVLNLGFKAVQMGRALLNEPDFVNRMRREEEARCNCRHSNYCIARMYTLDMACHQHLKEELPPCLKKEIERIESKG, from the coding sequence ATGGATTCACTTTTATTTACGCCGGTAACTTTGGGACCGCTGACATTGCGTAACCGTACCATTCGGTCGGCGGCATTCGAAAGCATGTGTCCGGGAAATGTGCCTTCGGAGCAGCTGTTGGACTATCACCGTTCGGTAGCTGCCGGAGGGGTGGGGATGACGACGGTGGCGTATGCCGCCGTGACCCGCAGCGGACTTTCGTTCGACAGGCAGTTGTGGATGAGGCCGGAGATTGTGCCTGGATTGCGCAAGCTGACGGATGCCGTACATGCCGAAGGGGCAGCGGCAAGTATCCAGCTGGGCCATTGCGGTAACATGTCGCACAAAAGCATTTGCGGCTGTCTGCCGGTAGGGGCAAGCAGTGGATTTAATTTGTATTCCCCCACCTTTGTGCGAGGGCTTCGGGCCGATGAATTGCCGGAGATGGCCAAGGCTTACGGGCAGGCGGTGTGTCTGGCACGGGAAGCCGGCTTTGATGCCGTAGAAATTCATGCCGGACATGGCTATCTCATCAGCCAGTTTCTTTCGCTTGCTACCAATCACCGGAAGGATGAGTTCGGAGGTTCGTTGGAGAATCGGATGCGTTTCATGGAAATGGTGATGGAGGAGGTAATGAAAGCAGCGGGAAATGATATGGCGGTGCTGGTCAAGATGAACATGCGCGACGGGTTCCGTGGAGGCATGGAACTGGATGAGTCCTTGCAGGTGGCGCGGAAGTTGCAGGAACTGGGTGCGCATGCACTGGTGCTGAGTGGCGGATTTGTCAGCAAGGCGCCGATGTATGTGATGCGTGGGGAGATGCCTATCCGTACCATGACGTATTACATGACTTGCTGGTGGTTGAAATACGGAGTGCGACTGGTGGGAAAATATATGATTCCTTCCGTTCCTTTCCGTGAGGCGTATTTTCTGGAAGATGCCTTGAAGTTTCGTGAGGCACTGGATATGCCACTGGTGTATGTAGGAGGACTGGTGGCCCGAAAGAAAATAGACGAGGTATTGAATCTTGGGTTTAAGGCGGTGCAGATGGGACGTGCCTTGCTCAATGAACCGGATTTCGTGAACCGTATGCGGCGGGAAGAGGAGGCACGGTGCAACTGCCGTCACAGTAATTATTGCATTGCCCGCATGTACACCTTGGACATGGCTTGTCATCAGCATCTGAAGGAAGAATTGCCTCCCTGTCTGAAGAAAGAAATTGAACGTATTGAAAGTAAGGGATAA
- a CDS encoding SDR family oxidoreductase, with translation MERKLAVITGADGGMGTEITRAVALAGYRVVMACCNLEKAEMKQAQLIKDTGNTDIEVEFIDLASLASVAAFAEKICARGEKLTLLMNNAGTMETGRHYTEDGLERTVSVNYVGPYLLTRKLLPLMGEGSRVVNMVSCTYAIGRLDFPDFFYQGKKGSFWRIPVYSNTKLALTLFTLELADRVKEKGIVVNAADPGIVSTDIITMHLWFDPLTDVFFRPFIRTPRQGAATAVGLLLDEEAGKRTGTLNASGHPVRLSKKYLPHVQQKELWNRTEEIVRRWL, from the coding sequence ATGGAACGGAAACTGGCAGTAATTACGGGGGCCGACGGGGGAATGGGAACGGAAATCACCCGTGCAGTGGCATTGGCCGGTTATCGGGTAGTGATGGCCTGCTGTAACTTGGAGAAGGCGGAGATGAAGCAAGCACAGTTGATAAAGGATACGGGGAATACGGATATTGAAGTGGAATTTATCGACTTGGCTTCGTTGGCTTCTGTGGCTGCTTTTGCGGAAAAGATTTGCGCTCGTGGAGAGAAACTGACCCTGTTGATGAACAATGCGGGAACGATGGAAACCGGACGGCACTACACGGAAGATGGATTGGAGCGTACGGTGAGCGTGAATTATGTGGGGCCTTATCTGCTGACGCGAAAATTGCTTCCGTTGATGGGAGAGGGAAGCCGGGTGGTGAACATGGTATCGTGTACGTATGCCATCGGTCGGTTGGATTTCCCGGATTTTTTCTACCAGGGCAAGAAAGGAAGTTTCTGGCGGATTCCGGTGTACAGCAATACCAAACTGGCATTGACTTTGTTCACGCTGGAACTGGCCGACCGTGTGAAGGAGAAGGGAATTGTGGTCAATGCAGCCGATCCGGGGATTGTGTCGACTGATATCATCACTATGCATTTATGGTTTGACCCGCTGACGGATGTCTTTTTCCGTCCTTTTATCCGGACACCCCGCCAGGGAGCTGCTACGGCAGTGGGGCTTTTATTGGATGAAGAAGCAGGGAAGCGGACAGGTACATTGAATGCCAGTGGACATCCGGTGCGGCTGTCGAAGAAATATCTTCCTCATGTGCAGCAAAAGGAATTGTGGAACCGCACGGAAGAGATTGTTCGGAGATGGCTGTAG
- a CDS encoding diaminopimelate dehydrogenase: MKKIRAAVVGYGNIGKFTLEALEAASDFEVAGVVRRHGAENKPAELADYPVVKDIRELKDVDVAILATPTRSVEAYAKEILALGINTVDSFDIHTQITSLRRTLDETAKAHNAVSIISAGWDPGSDSVVRTLLEAIAPKGITYTNFGPGRSMGHSVAVRAIEGVKDALSMTIPVGTGIHRRMVYVELEEGADFKTVEAAIKTDPYFVNDETHVIQVPCVDDLNDVGHGVNLVRKGVSGKTHNQLFEFDMKINNPALTAQVLVCVARASMKQQPGCYTMIEIPVIDLLAGDREELIAHLV; this comes from the coding sequence AAAATAAGAGCAGCCGTAGTGGGTTACGGAAACATTGGGAAATTTACCCTGGAAGCCCTTGAAGCAGCTTCCGATTTTGAAGTAGCAGGTGTAGTACGTCGCCATGGAGCAGAAAACAAACCTGCAGAACTGGCCGACTATCCGGTAGTAAAGGATATCCGCGAACTGAAGGACGTAGACGTAGCTATTTTAGCTACCCCGACCCGCAGCGTAGAAGCCTACGCCAAAGAAATCCTGGCATTAGGCATCAACACCGTAGACAGTTTTGACATCCATACGCAGATTACCAGCCTGCGCCGCACACTGGACGAAACAGCCAAGGCACACAACGCCGTTTCTATCATCTCTGCCGGATGGGATCCGGGAAGCGACTCTGTAGTCCGCACATTGCTGGAAGCCATCGCTCCGAAAGGTATCACTTACACCAATTTCGGTCCGGGCCGCAGCATGGGACACTCTGTAGCCGTTCGTGCCATCGAAGGAGTGAAAGACGCCTTGTCTATGACTATTCCGGTAGGTACAGGCATTCACCGCCGTATGGTGTATGTAGAACTGGAAGAAGGAGCTGATTTCAAAACCGTAGAAGCAGCCATCAAGACCGACCCATATTTTGTAAACGATGAGACACACGTCATCCAGGTGCCTTGTGTAGACGACCTGAACGATGTAGGCCATGGCGTAAACCTGGTACGTAAAGGTGTATCCGGAAAAACTCACAACCAGCTGTTTGAGTTCGACATGAAAATCAACAATCCGGCCCTGACTGCCCAGGTACTGGTTTGCGTAGCCCGTGCTTCCATGAAACAGCAGCCGGGATGCTACACCATGATTGAAATTCCGGTAATCGACCTGTTAGCCGGCGACCGTGAAGAACTGATTGCGCATCTGGTATAA